From the Acinetobacter wanghuae genome, one window contains:
- a CDS encoding helicase HerA-like domain-containing protein yields MGTPLVIAKKTTDTKQEIVLHSELANRHGLIAGATGTGKTVTLKVLAESFSRIGVPVFLADAKGDVSSLAKAGESNPKFEERIKSLNINSIPFAAFPVVFWDLFGEQGHPIRTTISEIGPLLLARMLNLNDTQEGVLSAVFRIADDQGLLLIDFKDLKAMISYVSEHAAEFKADYGNLSPASLGAIQRNLLALADQGGDQFFGEPALDLMDFIQTDAQGHGHINLLAADKLMNTPKLYATFLLWMLSELFEQLPEVGDLDKPKLVFFFDEAHLLFDNASPTLQEKIEQVVRLIRSKGVGIYFVTQNPLDLPESVLGQLGNRIQHALRAFTPKDQKAVKTAADTFRPNPEFKVQDAITELAVGEALISCLDEKGTPQMVERGWVMPPYSSFNPISLEERRAFMAQSVVAGVYDQVLDRESAFEMLQQKIEQRQQHAAQAELAKQQAKAEEAYAKQVAKEQEALAKQHAREQERLAREQQKQTERAAKQREKLIQDTVGTFAKSAARSLGGTTGQKIVRGLLGSLFGKR; encoded by the coding sequence ATGGGAACACCACTCGTTATTGCTAAAAAAACCACAGATACCAAACAAGAGATCGTTTTACATTCTGAGCTTGCCAACCGCCACGGTTTAATTGCCGGCGCGACAGGCACAGGTAAAACCGTCACATTAAAGGTCTTGGCAGAAAGTTTTTCACGTATTGGTGTTCCCGTATTTTTAGCCGATGCCAAAGGCGATGTATCAAGTCTTGCTAAGGCCGGAGAAAGCAATCCTAAATTTGAGGAACGGATCAAAAGCCTCAATATCAACTCGATTCCATTTGCAGCATTCCCTGTGGTGTTTTGGGATCTATTTGGTGAACAAGGGCATCCGATTCGCACCACGATCTCCGAAATTGGTCCACTGCTGCTTGCACGGATGCTCAACCTGAATGACACCCAAGAAGGTGTGTTATCGGCTGTGTTCCGTATTGCCGATGATCAAGGCTTACTACTGATCGACTTTAAAGATTTAAAAGCCATGATCAGCTATGTCAGCGAGCATGCAGCAGAGTTTAAAGCCGATTATGGCAATTTATCACCGGCGAGTTTAGGTGCAATTCAACGCAATTTACTTGCGCTTGCCGATCAAGGTGGCGATCAATTCTTTGGTGAACCTGCACTCGATTTAATGGATTTTATTCAAACTGATGCCCAAGGTCACGGTCATATCAATCTATTGGCTGCTGACAAGCTGATGAACACCCCAAAACTCTATGCGACGTTTTTACTTTGGATGCTGTCGGAACTGTTTGAGCAACTACCCGAAGTCGGTGACTTAGATAAACCAAAACTGGTGTTTTTCTTCGATGAAGCACACCTGCTTTTTGACAATGCCAGCCCTACGCTACAAGAAAAAATTGAACAAGTAGTACGCCTGATTCGTTCTAAAGGTGTAGGGATTTATTTTGTCACGCAAAATCCGCTCGACCTTCCTGAAAGCGTGCTCGGTCAACTGGGTAACCGTATACAGCATGCCCTCCGCGCTTTTACACCCAAAGATCAAAAAGCAGTCAAAACCGCAGCCGATACCTTTAGACCCAATCCTGAATTTAAAGTGCAAGATGCCATTACCGAACTCGCAGTCGGGGAAGCTTTAATTAGTTGCCTCGATGAAAAAGGCACACCTCAAATGGTCGAACGTGGTTGGGTAATGCCACCCTATTCCTCCTTTAACCCTATTTCACTTGAAGAAAGACGTGCCTTCATGGCGCAAAGCGTAGTTGCAGGTGTGTATGATCAAGTTCTTGATCGGGAAAGTGCCTTTGAAATGCTGCAACAAAAAATCGAACAGCGCCAACAACATGCAGCGCAAGCTGAACTTGCAAAACAACAAGCCAAAGCCGAAGAAGCCTATGCCAAGCAAGTGGCAAAAGAACAAGAAGCGCTTGCCAAACAACACGCACGTGAACAAGAACGTCTTGCCCGTGAGCAACAAAAGCAAACCGAACGCGCCGCCAAACAGCGTGAAAAACTAATTCAGGACACTGTCGGTACTTTTGCCAAAAGTGCAGCACGTAGCCTTGGCGGTACGACTGGACAAAAAATCGTACGCGGTCTGTTAGGTTCCTTGTTTGGAAAAAGGTAA
- a CDS encoding globin domain-containing protein has protein sequence MTPQHIELVKATVPVLRESGVALTTYFYQRMLKHHPELKNTFNMDHQETGRQPRALAAAVLAYAEHIENPTVLAKAVERMTTKHVSLNIQAEQYAIVGEHLLHSISEVLDVPMESDLIAAWKAAYMQLADLLIGVEKAKYAALNTENGGWTGWREFEITAIENLDAAQLFTLKAKDHSAIKTAKAGEFISVRVKLADQDLYQPQQFTFDTDQAEQYQIVVKAEENPTAFSVNNALLQHYKVGDLVEVSAPSTL, from the coding sequence ATGACTCCGCAACATATTGAATTGGTCAAAGCCACTGTTCCTGTATTACGTGAAAGTGGTGTCGCACTGACCACTTATTTTTATCAGCGCATGCTCAAGCATCATCCTGAGCTGAAAAATACCTTCAATATGGATCATCAAGAAACAGGTCGTCAGCCGCGTGCCTTGGCTGCTGCGGTATTGGCTTATGCAGAACATATTGAAAATCCAACCGTGCTTGCCAAAGCAGTCGAACGCATGACCACTAAGCATGTCAGCCTCAACATTCAAGCTGAGCAATATGCAATCGTGGGTGAACACTTACTGCATTCAATCAGTGAAGTTTTAGACGTGCCAATGGAATCCGATTTAATCGCAGCGTGGAAAGCAGCGTATATGCAATTGGCTGATTTACTCATTGGCGTGGAAAAAGCAAAATATGCTGCGTTAAACACTGAAAATGGCGGTTGGACGGGTTGGCGTGAATTTGAAATCACAGCCATTGAAAACTTAGATGCAGCTCAATTATTCACATTAAAAGCCAAAGATCACTCCGCGATTAAAACCGCTAAAGCCGGTGAGTTTATCTCAGTTCGCGTGAAACTAGCGGACCAAGATTTATATCAACCACAGCAATTTACCTTTGATACTGATCAAGCCGAGCAATATCAAATTGTCGTAAAAGCGGAAGAAAATCCAACAGCATTTTCAGTCAATAATGCGTTGCTACAGCACTATAAAGTCGGTGATCTTGTAGAAGTATCAGCACCGAGCACACTTTAA
- a CDS encoding RrF2 family transcriptional regulator, with translation MQLNKFTDYALRILMYVAQPRELPYTIAELSQRLDVSENHAMKIVHFMAKQDWLITTRGKGGGIRLNPELLKQKLGGIVRILQKDQHVVECNSPPCVLRTHCGLKGILDQALEQFYYHLDQYQFQDVIQPIHLHSNASSSIPLLNL, from the coding sequence ATGCAACTGAATAAATTCACAGATTACGCTTTACGTATTTTGATGTACGTGGCTCAACCTCGCGAGTTGCCTTATACCATTGCAGAGCTTTCACAACGCTTAGACGTATCTGAAAATCATGCCATGAAAATTGTGCATTTTATGGCAAAGCAAGATTGGTTGATCACCACACGCGGAAAAGGCGGTGGGATTCGTTTAAATCCAGAATTACTCAAACAAAAATTAGGCGGCATTGTACGCATTTTACAAAAGGATCAACACGTGGTGGAATGCAACAGCCCACCTTGTGTTTTACGCACACATTGCGGGTTAAAAGGAATATTAGATCAAGCACTTGAGCAATTTTATTACCATCTAGATCAATATCAATTTCAAGATGTCATTCAACCCATTCATCTACACAGCAACGCATCATCGTCTATTCCACTTCTTAATCTTTAA
- the yihA gene encoding ribosome biogenesis GTP-binding protein YihA/YsxC, protein MHQHRGKSKNSKTANAPKQKISYAKAVDSAVTEYSVQALNWLRRAEFLMSAPKLNLCVEDTGFEVAFAGRSNAGKSSAINALTNQKQLARASKRPGRTQMINFFSLGNPNQRLVDLPGYGYAAVPEAMKIVWQKELENYLIHRESLQGLVLLMDIRHPLQHFDVMMLEWAYSRQLFVHVLLTKSDKLNRGPASKALQEVKAALKKMKLNFSIQLFSSMNKEGLEELASVMGGRLNFTLGQQVEYNLSAIPEVSEDDIDLDTDDDSEMDLESASEQNEVQSNEQN, encoded by the coding sequence ATGCACCAGCACAGAGGAAAATCGAAAAACAGTAAAACGGCAAACGCGCCTAAGCAAAAGATCAGCTATGCCAAAGCCGTTGATTCCGCCGTGACTGAATATTCGGTACAAGCTCTGAATTGGCTTCGCAGAGCTGAATTTTTAATGAGCGCACCAAAACTGAATTTATGTGTGGAAGATACCGGTTTTGAAGTTGCCTTTGCCGGTCGCTCAAATGCGGGGAAATCAAGCGCGATTAATGCCCTCACCAATCAAAAACAATTGGCACGTGCGTCAAAACGCCCGGGTCGTACCCAAATGATTAACTTCTTTAGCCTCGGTAATCCAAACCAACGTTTGGTGGATTTACCCGGTTATGGCTATGCGGCTGTACCTGAAGCGATGAAAATCGTGTGGCAAAAAGAACTTGAGAATTATTTGATTCATCGTGAAAGCTTACAAGGCTTGGTGTTATTGATGGATATTCGTCATCCGTTACAACACTTCGATGTCATGATGTTGGAATGGGCGTATTCACGTCAATTGTTTGTGCATGTGCTTTTAACCAAGTCGGACAAACTGAATCGTGGTCCTGCCTCTAAAGCATTGCAAGAAGTGAAAGCGGCATTGAAAAAAATGAAGCTAAACTTCTCTATTCAATTGTTCTCATCTATGAACAAAGAAGGTTTGGAAGAACTTGCAAGTGTCATGGGTGGTCGTTTGAACTTCACTTTGGGTCAGCAAGTTGAATACAATCTTTCTGCGATTCCTGAAGTCAGTGAAGATGACATTGATCTAGACACTGACGATGATTCAGAAATGGATCTTGAAAGCGCTTCAGAGCAAAACGAAGTGCAATCAAACGAACAAAATTAA
- a CDS encoding metal-dependent hydrolase, producing the protein MALLSRLKKTKIGSSINYFIQPRKVKFEWQDTPIDWIPNHPFSSYFINEINNILPAGEFWFCRLYNKVLPQITDEKLAADVKAFIRQEAMHAQAHVSANKEYLSVRNIDIQRNLRIMDVLFNKILADKPLGLNVPKVLEHQWDLFRLGIIATVEHMTCVLGKYVLYNTEWEKLGADPAMLDLVKWHGAEEIEHRTVAFDLYRHLGGTYIARYYLSVAVIIGVIGLWVDGAAHLMSQDPRYKSIKPAVYKPWIWREWSRIAKKDHKIMPHPLWLVSQQLGYLMPWYDPVHEASTEDALNYLNQSPAAKRALLKIA; encoded by the coding sequence ATGGCTCTACTTTCTCGCTTAAAAAAAACAAAAATCGGTTCTTCGATTAATTATTTTATTCAACCGCGTAAAGTCAAATTCGAATGGCAGGACACCCCTATTGATTGGATTCCCAATCACCCATTTTCCAGTTATTTCATTAATGAAATTAATAATATTTTACCTGCGGGTGAATTTTGGTTCTGCCGACTTTATAACAAAGTGTTACCTCAAATCACAGATGAAAAACTTGCCGCTGATGTGAAAGCATTTATTCGCCAAGAAGCGATGCATGCGCAAGCACATGTCTCCGCCAACAAAGAATATTTATCGGTCCGCAATATTGATATTCAACGTAACTTACGCATCATGGATGTGTTATTTAACAAAATCTTGGCAGATAAACCTTTGGGCTTAAATGTGCCTAAAGTGCTTGAACATCAATGGGATTTATTTCGCTTAGGTATTATTGCCACCGTAGAACACATGACCTGCGTCTTGGGAAAATACGTACTCTATAACACGGAATGGGAAAAACTCGGTGCTGACCCTGCCATGCTCGATTTGGTTAAATGGCATGGTGCGGAAGAAATTGAGCATCGTACCGTCGCATTTGATCTGTATCGTCACTTAGGGGGTACATATATCGCCCGTTATTATTTAAGTGTTGCGGTGATTATTGGCGTGATTGGATTATGGGTAGATGGTGCTGCACATTTAATGTCGCAAGATCCACGTTATAAATCGATTAAACCCGCAGTTTATAAACCTTGGATTTGGCGTGAATGGTCGCGAATTGCAAAGAAAGACCATAAAATTATGCCGCATCCGTTATGGTTGGTTTCACAACAACTGGGTTATTTAATGCCTTGGTATGACCCTGTGCATGAAGCCAGCACAGAAGATGCTTTAAATTATTTAAATCAGTCGCCAGCTGCGAAGCGCGCTTTATTAAAAATTGCTTAG
- a CDS encoding dicarboxylate/amino acid:cation symporter: protein MSLNTQILIAAILGVLFGFILTVFPDTAFFSASLYGVSIASSVFIGLLKMILVPLIFTSIVVGVSNLQSGGQLSRTWKITLMCCVTTTTLALILGLTCAHLFGVGKGVDIVMFQDAMSQHQTPDTLTPSSFFTNFIQNTLINPFKAFSEGNVLAVVVFALFIGVALVAGGEKFTTVRKISHQLFEIMMLMIGWIMKIAPIGIFALLAKLVATEDVSVLSRLAEFAAVVTGTTIFHGLVVLPLLLWVFGKMNPLTFFKGTRSALITAFATSSSSATMPLSMKCAQENLGVRPQTVGFVIPLGTQLNMDGTALYEAAAALFIANLMGLDLTLGQQLVVCATAMIASLGAPGIPSAGMVTMIMVLQSVGLPAEAIAILLPIDRLLDTVRTVVNVQGDMMISVVVDRYTRKAELNSEAS from the coding sequence ATGAGCTTAAATACCCAGATTTTAATTGCCGCCATTTTGGGTGTGCTGTTTGGTTTTATCCTAACTGTTTTCCCAGACACTGCATTTTTCTCTGCCAGTTTGTATGGCGTTAGCATTGCCAGTAGTGTGTTTATTGGTTTGCTCAAAATGATTTTGGTGCCGCTGATTTTTACCTCCATTGTCGTTGGTGTTTCTAACTTACAGTCGGGCGGACAACTTAGTCGTACTTGGAAAATCACACTGATGTGCTGTGTGACCACCACAACTTTAGCCCTTATTTTAGGTTTAACCTGCGCGCATCTATTTGGTGTGGGCAAAGGTGTAGATATCGTCATGTTCCAAGATGCGATGTCACAACATCAAACCCCTGATACCTTAACGCCGTCTTCTTTCTTTACCAATTTCATTCAAAATACCTTAATCAATCCGTTTAAAGCCTTTAGCGAAGGCAATGTGCTTGCGGTTGTGGTGTTTGCTTTATTCATTGGTGTGGCGTTGGTTGCAGGTGGAGAAAAATTCACAACAGTGCGCAAAATCAGTCATCAACTGTTCGAGATTATGATGTTGATGATCGGTTGGATCATGAAGATTGCACCGATTGGTATCTTTGCTTTATTGGCGAAGTTGGTTGCAACTGAAGATGTCTCTGTTTTAAGTCGTTTGGCTGAATTTGCTGCTGTGGTTACAGGTACTACCATTTTTCACGGTTTAGTCGTGTTACCGCTGTTGTTATGGGTCTTTGGTAAAATGAATCCGTTGACCTTCTTTAAAGGCACGCGTTCAGCGCTAATTACAGCTTTCGCAACTAGTTCAAGTTCAGCGACGATGCCACTCTCTATGAAATGTGCGCAAGAAAATCTTGGTGTACGTCCGCAAACGGTGGGTTTTGTCATTCCGCTTGGTACGCAATTGAATATGGATGGTACTGCGTTGTATGAAGCCGCAGCGGCATTGTTTATTGCTAACTTAATGGGCTTGGATTTAACCTTAGGTCAACAGTTGGTGGTGTGTGCGACAGCGATGATTGCGTCCCTAGGGGCACCGGGTATTCCAAGTGCAGGAATGGTCACCATGATTATGGTCTTACAATCGGTAGGCTTGCCCGCAGAGGCAATTGCAATTTTACTGCCAATTGACCGATTACTCGATACCGTTCGGACGGTGGTGAATGTGCAGGGCGATATGATGATTTCAGTGGTGGTGGATCGTTATACCCGAAAAGCTGAATTAAATTCTGAAGCCAGTTGA
- a CDS encoding acyl-CoA thioesterase, with protein MNALTQELVDLLSLEKLEENIFRGQSRNLVGKRVFGGQVLGQALRAASYTTDRPAHSLHAYFLYGGDVNAPIVYEVDRIRDGRSFVSRQVRAIQHGKTIFMCMVSFAEPEEGLNYQISEPEYPAVETLKNEAELKKLMVEFVPENVRASFMRDRHVEIRPVMPVNPFQPQPEAPNYAHYIRTHDKIAADVDEVSLHQAIAAFYSDFTLMTTALRPHGLSYISPSLQCASIDHAMYFHKPFRADEFMLYDMDATVSASSRGLNFGRMWQNGELVCSTTQEGLIRLREIETQ; from the coding sequence ATGAATGCTTTAACCCAAGAGTTGGTCGATTTACTCAGCTTGGAAAAGCTTGAAGAAAATATTTTCCGTGGACAAAGCCGTAATTTGGTCGGTAAACGTGTCTTTGGGGGGCAGGTTCTGGGTCAAGCATTACGTGCAGCCTCTTATACCACAGATCGTCCCGCGCATTCTTTACATGCTTATTTCTTATATGGCGGTGATGTGAATGCACCGATTGTGTATGAAGTCGATCGTATTCGTGATGGTCGCAGCTTCGTAAGTCGTCAAGTGCGGGCGATTCAGCATGGCAAAACCATATTCATGTGTATGGTGTCATTTGCGGAGCCTGAAGAGGGTCTCAACTATCAAATTTCTGAACCTGAATATCCAGCAGTTGAAACTTTAAAAAATGAAGCTGAACTAAAAAAACTGATGGTCGAGTTTGTACCTGAAAATGTCCGCGCATCATTTATGCGGGATCGTCACGTTGAAATTCGTCCAGTCATGCCAGTGAATCCATTCCAACCACAGCCTGAAGCACCGAATTACGCACATTATATTCGTACGCATGACAAAATTGCAGCCGATGTGGATGAAGTCTCTTTACATCAAGCAATTGCTGCATTCTATTCAGATTTTACTTTAATGACCACAGCATTACGCCCACATGGTCTGAGTTATATTTCACCAAGTTTGCAGTGTGCGAGCATTGATCATGCGATGTATTTCCATAAGCCATTCCGCGCCGATGAGTTCATGCTCTACGATATGGATGCAACGGTCAGCGCAAGTTCACGTGGTTTGAACTTCGGACGTATGTGGCAAAATGGTGAATTGGTGTGTAGCACCACACAAGAAGGTTTAATTCGCTTACGTGAAATTGAAACCCAATAA
- the plsB gene encoding glycerol-3-phosphate 1-O-acyltransferase PlsB, protein MSKSGFGQMYRKLSSKMLDLVVTPHVLGEVPTEAPAAASEPKQKVVCYVLQNHSRSNALVVDGETRRLKLPAALDPMHLGPHQEKASVLFLQHRDENNLLSTPPHAFPPRLLRLIEILEKNPDVDVELIPVTVLWGRDPEKEDSWFKLLFTDTWSTPSRVKQLVNIGLHGRQSHLEFHKAQSLRALIQYAKNTHPNSSPATYIVSTLNDYLDGQREVVLGPDLSDRRNVMHGLIKSVDVQAAIRNESIRSKISMLEAERRAIGYLNEIVSDYSHSTVRFADKLLNRLWTQLYDGVEVHNFSTVRELAKDYEIVYTPCHRSHIDYLLLSYVIYSRGLMVPYIAAGDNLNMPFVGQILRGGGAFFIRRTFRGNALYTTVFKEYLYSVLSRNNPLEYFIEGGRSRTGRLLPPKTGMLAMTVHGHLRGKAKPIVFLPTYIGYERLMEGGTYVGEMNGKEKEAESIFGIIKTLRKIERIFGKVHLNFGEPVFLDDILKQHGAENIKIEKNDDPIPQAVSDAVNSSAQAILENINRAAVINPISLLSLILLATPKHTLDEEICIKQLDTYRNLLLSLPYDNRMQVTPLSGKEIIAYALKLKHIKRVNHVLGDIIAIEDGQAILLTYFRNNILHAFVVPSLVAALVNHNGIIRRQDVVNMSCTLYPFLKAELFLKWREDEISEQVNAYIDALTAAKLISIEGENLVAPTPNSEAHHQLEVLAAPVMQSIERYYMTLALITQRGSGMMSTRQVEELSQLVGQRLSVLYEFNSPEFFDKALFQTFIKVLTQKEYIRTNEDNAIVFDENFSNIAKYADLVLDEVKLQMLHNITSFTDEELKEALEALAAAKAKKSQKRKKK, encoded by the coding sequence ATGTCCAAGAGTGGCTTTGGTCAAATGTATCGCAAGTTATCAAGTAAGATGCTTGATCTTGTGGTTACCCCTCACGTTTTGGGGGAAGTACCAACTGAAGCACCTGCTGCAGCTTCTGAACCAAAACAAAAAGTGGTCTGCTATGTTTTGCAAAACCACTCACGTAGTAATGCCTTGGTGGTCGATGGGGAAACACGTCGCTTAAAACTGCCTGCTGCACTCGATCCAATGCATTTGGGTCCACATCAAGAAAAAGCATCAGTGTTGTTTTTACAACATCGTGATGAAAATAATTTACTCAGCACACCACCGCATGCATTTCCACCGCGTTTATTGCGTTTAATTGAAATTTTAGAAAAAAATCCAGATGTAGATGTCGAACTGATTCCAGTCACTGTCCTTTGGGGACGTGATCCTGAAAAAGAAGATTCTTGGTTTAAATTACTCTTTACCGATACATGGTCAACCCCAAGTCGTGTGAAACAATTGGTGAATATTGGCTTACATGGTCGTCAATCCCATTTAGAGTTTCATAAGGCACAATCCTTACGCGCCTTAATTCAATATGCCAAAAACACGCACCCGAATTCATCGCCTGCCACTTATATTGTTAGCACACTAAATGACTACTTAGATGGTCAACGTGAAGTGGTGCTCGGTCCCGATTTATCCGACCGTCGTAATGTGATGCATGGACTGATTAAATCAGTTGATGTGCAAGCCGCGATTCGCAATGAAAGCATTCGTAGTAAAATTAGCATGCTTGAAGCAGAACGTCGTGCGATTGGCTATCTGAATGAAATCGTATCAGACTATTCACACTCCACCGTTCGTTTTGCCGATAAGCTACTAAATCGTCTGTGGACACAGCTTTATGACGGCGTTGAAGTACATAACTTCAGTACGGTACGTGAACTCGCAAAAGATTATGAGATTGTCTATACCCCATGTCATCGCAGTCACATCGATTATTTATTGTTGTCTTATGTGATTTATAGCCGTGGTTTGATGGTGCCTTATATCGCAGCAGGTGATAACTTAAATATGCCGTTTGTCGGGCAGATTTTACGTGGTGGTGGTGCATTCTTTATTCGTCGTACTTTCCGCGGTAATGCCCTGTATACCACAGTGTTTAAAGAATACTTATATAGCGTATTGTCGCGCAATAATCCGCTTGAATACTTTATTGAAGGTGGGCGTTCACGTACAGGGCGTCTATTACCGCCAAAAACAGGCATGCTTGCCATGACGGTACATGGTCATTTGCGTGGTAAGGCAAAACCGATCGTATTCTTACCGACTTATATTGGCTATGAACGCCTGATGGAAGGTGGCACTTATGTCGGTGAAATGAACGGGAAAGAAAAAGAAGCCGAATCCATCTTCGGGATTATTAAAACCTTACGTAAAATTGAGCGCATTTTCGGTAAAGTACATTTGAACTTTGGTGAGCCTGTTTTCCTTGATGATATTTTAAAACAGCACGGTGCTGAAAATATCAAAATTGAAAAAAATGACGATCCAATTCCACAAGCTGTTTCAGATGCCGTCAATAGTTCAGCTCAAGCCATTTTAGAAAATATTAACCGTGCTGCGGTGATCAATCCAATTTCACTGTTGTCATTGATTTTATTAGCGACACCTAAACATACGCTTGATGAAGAAATTTGTATCAAGCAGCTTGATACCTATCGCAACCTGTTACTTTCGTTGCCATACGATAACCGTATGCAAGTTACGCCGTTGTCAGGCAAAGAAATCATTGCCTATGCCTTAAAACTGAAGCACATTAAACGTGTGAATCATGTCTTAGGCGATATTATTGCGATTGAAGATGGTCAAGCCATTCTATTGACATACTTCCGCAACAACATTTTGCATGCGTTCGTTGTACCTTCTTTGGTTGCAGCACTCGTCAATCACAATGGCATCATTCGTCGTCAAGATGTTGTGAATATGAGCTGTACGCTATATCCATTCTTGAAGGCTGAACTGTTCTTAAAATGGCGTGAAGATGAAATCTCAGAACAAGTGAATGCGTATATTGATGCATTGACTGCGGCAAAATTGATTTCAATTGAAGGTGAAAACTTAGTTGCACCAACACCAAACAGTGAAGCGCATCATCAGTTAGAAGTCCTTGCTGCGCCTGTCATGCAAAGTATTGAGCGTTATTACATGACACTTGCACTCATTACACAGCGTGGTTCAGGCATGATGTCGACACGCCAAGTTGAAGAGCTCAGTCAATTGGTCGGTCAGCGCCTATCGGTGTTATATGAGTTTAATTCACCAGAATTCTTTGATAAGGCATTATTCCAAACCTTTATTAAGGTGCTGACTCAGAAAGAATATATCCGTACCAATGAAGACAACGCGATTGTGTTTGATGAAAACTTTAGCAATATCGCAAAATATGCAGATTTGGTATTGGATGAAGTCAAACTCCAAATGCTGCATAACATCACGTCATTTACCGATGAAGAGCTAAAAGAAGCGTTAGAAGCCTTGGCTGCTGCAAAAGCGAAGAAAAGCCAAAAGCGGAAGAAGAAGTAA
- a CDS encoding NAD-dependent epimerase/dehydratase family protein, with protein sequence MRILFIGYGKTSQRVAKHLFEQGQQISTISQSAKTDVIASHQIQDVHQLDLSNHAPIDWVYILLSPKQSTIQDYQHTYLDSVQPILQALKLHPVQRIVVVSSTRVYGENAGEDVDDETLVQPTDAQGEILQHMEQAYLTAYPERCTIIRPSGIYGTSVTRLKNMAIKRQSYPNLHWSNRIHIEDLSRFLSQMIHVEHLSASYILSNSDPKLLHEILQWFQQKMDVPILNVESEHVTGRRLYASRMQQMGFHLEHQDCFEDYLKLM encoded by the coding sequence ATGCGTATTTTATTTATTGGTTATGGTAAAACATCTCAGCGTGTTGCTAAACATTTATTTGAGCAAGGACAACAAATTAGCACAATTAGTCAAAGTGCTAAAACAGATGTGATTGCCTCTCATCAAATTCAAGATGTGCATCAACTTGATTTATCCAATCATGCACCGATTGATTGGGTCTATATTTTACTTAGTCCGAAGCAGAGCACCATTCAAGATTATCAACATACTTATCTCGATTCTGTGCAACCGATTCTTCAAGCCTTAAAGCTTCATCCTGTTCAACGGATTGTAGTGGTGTCATCGACGCGTGTGTATGGTGAAAATGCAGGGGAAGATGTAGATGATGAAACACTTGTTCAGCCCACTGATGCACAAGGTGAAATTTTACAGCATATGGAACAAGCATATTTAACCGCATATCCTGAACGATGCACGATTATTCGTCCAAGTGGAATTTACGGAACTTCAGTCACGCGATTAAAAAACATGGCGATCAAGAGGCAAAGTTACCCAAATCTGCATTGGTCAAATCGAATTCATATTGAAGATTTATCACGTTTCTTGTCACAGATGATTCACGTGGAACATCTGTCTGCTTCTTATATTTTGAGCAATAGTGATCCCAAATTATTGCATGAAATTCTACAGTGGTTTCAGCAGAAAATGGATGTCCCTATCTTAAATGTAGAGAGTGAACATGTGACAGGGAGAAGGCTGTATGCAAGCAGAATGCAGCAGATGGGATTTCACTTAGAGCATCAAGATTGTTTTGAGGATTATTTGAAACTTATGTAA